From a single Meles meles chromosome Y, mMelMel3.1 paternal haplotype, whole genome shotgun sequence genomic region:
- the LOC123935918 gene encoding NADH-ubiquinone oxidoreductase chain 6-like, translated as MSLVMVRFHVGIMMIYIVFILSVIFVVSFVGFSSKPSPIYGGLVLIISGAVGCGIVLSFGGSFLGLMVFLIYLGGILVVFGYTTAMATEQYPEVWVSNKAVLGAFIVGLLSELLMACYILKGDDVEVEVVLKFNGAGDWVIYDTGDSGFFSEEVMGIAALYSYGT; from the coding sequence ATGTCACTAGTCATGGTTAGATTCCATGTAGGAATAATGATGATATATATTGTATTCATTCTAAGTGTTATTTTCGTagttagttttgtagggttttcttCAAAACCTTCTCCTATCTACGGTGGGTTGGTTTTAATTATTAGTGGGGCTGTTGGTTGTGGGATtgtgttaagttttgggggatcTTTTTTGGGATTAATGGtgtttttgatttatttgggtGGTATACTTGTTGTATTTGGGTATACTACGGCCATGGCTACTGAGCAGTATCCTGAGGTTTGGGTTTCTAATAAGGCTGTTTTAGGGGCTTTTATTGTTGGTTTATTGTCTGAATTGTTGATGGCTTGCTATATTTTGAAGGGAGATGATGTTGAGGTCGAGGTTGTGTTAAAATTTAATGGGGCAGGTGATTGGGTTATTTATGATACAGGTGATTCAGGATTTTTTAGTGAAGAGGTTATGGGAATTGCGGCTTTGTATAGTTATGGGACTTGA